Proteins from a genomic interval of Halomonas alkaliantarctica:
- a CDS encoding pyridoxal phosphate-dependent aminotransferase has product MPSQSTPRYPKHLTGEGPHNPFPGIKVLERRIGKKIPYRLGSNEGLDMPHRALREHFGDALAEHVYCYGDAEALGVRQRLSAQQGIPLETLLVDAGADSLIALALRTTCEPGETVVSTAGTYPTLGYFAKGQGCRLIEPSYFEAPGVLAPDLEALASTAHQENARLVYLANPDNPSGHLHSDSAILKLREALPDTCWLLLDEAYGDFRDDANSEFAGKAIPGVIRLRTLSKAHGLAGLRIGYAIADPDVLAMMMKVRIHYAVSSLTLAAAEVVLDHPDEVHQHVTDVKARREQLAEHFRALGADVLPSATNFIGIRLPSAELAAEVHQQLLDEGVLVTRLTHPELANVIRITAVQAALEPGRLAALEQAIKENA; this is encoded by the coding sequence ATGCCTAGCCAAAGTACGCCCCGTTATCCCAAACACTTAACTGGCGAAGGCCCGCATAACCCCTTCCCAGGTATCAAAGTTTTAGAGCGTCGCATTGGAAAGAAGATCCCCTATCGACTGGGCTCTAATGAAGGCTTGGATATGCCCCACCGCGCCCTGCGCGAACATTTTGGCGATGCTCTGGCTGAACATGTTTACTGCTACGGTGATGCCGAAGCGCTGGGGGTGCGCCAGCGCTTGAGCGCACAGCAAGGTATTCCGCTGGAAACGCTGCTGGTAGATGCCGGTGCCGATAGCTTAATCGCCCTGGCCCTGCGCACCACCTGCGAACCGGGGGAAACCGTAGTGAGCACCGCAGGCACCTACCCCACCTTGGGCTATTTTGCCAAAGGCCAGGGATGCCGCCTGATCGAACCCAGCTATTTTGAGGCGCCTGGCGTGTTAGCCCCCGACCTGGAAGCCTTGGCGTCAACGGCGCATCAGGAAAATGCGCGGCTAGTGTATCTGGCCAACCCCGACAACCCCAGCGGCCACTTACATAGCGACAGCGCCATTCTCAAACTGCGCGAGGCGCTGCCCGATACCTGCTGGCTGCTGCTGGACGAAGCCTATGGGGACTTCCGCGATGATGCCAACAGCGAGTTCGCTGGCAAAGCAATACCGGGCGTAATTCGCCTGCGCACGCTCTCCAAAGCCCACGGCCTGGCGGGTCTGCGCATTGGCTACGCTATCGCCGACCCTGACGTGCTGGCGATGATGATGAAGGTGCGTATTCACTACGCGGTATCGTCATTGACCCTGGCCGCTGCGGAAGTGGTGCTCGACCACCCTGACGAGGTTCACCAACACGTTACCGATGTAAAAGCCCGCCGTGAGCAGTTGGCAGAGCACTTTCGCGCCCTGGGTGCCGACGTGCTCCCCAGCGCCACCAACTTTATCGGCATTCGCCTGCCCAGCGCCGAACTCGCCGCTGAGGTCCATCAGCAACTGCTCGACGAAGGTGTATTAGTCACGCGCCTGACACACCCAGAGCTTGCCAATGTAATACGCATCACGGCGGTACAAGCCGCACTGGAACCGGGAAGATTGGCGGCTCTCGAACAGGCGATTAAAGAAAACGCCTGA